From the Anaeromyxobacter dehalogenans 2CP-1 genome, the window ACGCCGGGTAGCGCGCCAGCGAGGCGGCGCAGAGCGCGTAGAACGGGCCCGGCTCGAGCGCCTCCACGCCGGGCGAGAGGATGCCGCCGGCCGCGTAGGACGCCTCGGCGCCCGGCACCGCCCGCTCCAGCACCACCACCTGCTTGCCGGCCTGCGCGAGGCGCAGCGCCACCGAGGCGCCCTGCAGCCCGGCGCCCACCACCACCACGTCCGTCTTCATGGTGCGCGAGCCTACGCCCGCCCCGGCGCGCCGGAAAGGCTCGCGTGCCCCCGCCGGGACGGCGGGCCGGGCGCGCAGACGGGCGGCGGGCGCTCAGCCGCGCGGGCCGGCGCGCGGGGCGAGCCCGTTCGCGAGCACGTGCAGCACGTGCGCGCGCCAGGCCTCGGGCGCGAGCTGCTGGCCGACCATCGGCAGCATCGCCTCCCGCGAGGACGCCACCAGCGCGGCGAGGCCGCCCACGGTCACGACGGCGAGCACCGGATCGACGCCGCCGTCGGTGCCCTCCGCGATCACCGCCGCCGCCCGCCGGAGCGGGTCGAGCAGCGCCGGCTCGGCGGTGGTGAGCTGGGACAGGTAGGGGGCGCCGTCCAGGTACTCGCGCACCAGGATCTGCGCGCCCATCGCGTCGTGCATCATGGCGTCGAGGTAGGCGGCGATGACCGCCTCCGGACCGCCCGAGCCGTTCTCGACGAAGCGCGACAGCTCGTTCGCCGCCGAGAGCCACACCGCCCGCAGGATGTCGAGGTAGAGGGCCCGCTTGGAGGCCCAGTGGCGATAGATGAGCGCCACGTTGCAGGACGCACCGCGTGCGATCCCCTGCACGCGGGCACCGTGGTACCCCCGCTTCGAGAACTCGGCCCTGGCCGCGTCCCAGATCCGCTCCGCGATCCCGGCCCGCGGAGGACCGATACGGCGGGTAGCCACCGATCCGTCCATGCAAGCCGCTACTTACCGGGCCACTTGATCAGGATCAAGTGGCGCGGCGTCCCCGTTGGGCACGGCAGGGGGTTGTCCTATGTACAGGGCGATGGATCCGGGGCCCCGCACCATCCTCCACCTCGACCTCGACGCGTTCTACGCGTCGGTGGAGCAGCTCGACCACCCCGAGCTGCGCGGCCGGCCGGTGATCGTGGGGGGGACCGGCAACCGAGGGGTGGTGTGCGCGGCGAGCTACGAGGCGCGGAAGTTCGGCGTCCGCTCGGCGCTGCCCACGGCCCGGGCCCGCCGGCTCTGCCCGGACGGCGTGTTCCTCCCGCCCCGGTTCGGCCGCTACTCGGAGCTGTCGCGGCGGGTGTTCGACGTCTACCGGCGCTACACGCCGCTGGTGGAGCCGCTCTCGCTCGACGAGGCGTTCCTCGACGTCAGCGCCAGCCGGGCGCTGCACGGCACCGGGCCGGAGATCGCGCGGGCCATCAAGGTGGCGGTCCGGGGCGAGTGCGGCCTGGCGGTGTCGGCCGGCGTGGCCGAGGTGAAGATGGCGGCCAAGATCGCCACCGACCTCGGCAAGCCGGACGGGCTGGTGGTGGTGCCGGCGGGCGGCGTGGCGGCGTTCCTGGCGCCCTTGCCGGTGGGGCGGCTGTGGGGCGTGGGCGAGGTGACCGAGGCCACGCTCCGGCGCATCGGCGTCGCCACCATCGGCGACCTCGCCCGCATGCCGGAGTCGGCGCTCGCCGCGGCGCTCGGGCCCAACCACGCGCGCGGGCTGCGCGCGCTCGCGCGAGGCGAGGACGCGCGCGAGGTGGTGCCGGACGAGGAGGCGAAGTCGGTCGGGGCCGAGGACACCTTCGACCACGACCTGCTCGGCCGCACGGCGCTCGAGCGCGAGCTGCTCGCGCAGGCGGGCACGGTGGGGCGGCGGCTCCGCGCGGCCGGGCTCGCCGGCCACGTGGTGACGCTCAAGGTGAAGTACGCCGACTTCACGCTGGTGACGCGCCGGGTGACGCTCGAGCGGGCCACCGACGACGACCGCGCCATCTTCGAGGCGGCGCGCGCGCAGCTCGAGCGCGTGGACCTGCGCCGGCCGGTGCGCCTCACCGGCATCTCGGTGTCCGGCTTCGCCGGGGACGAGGAGCGCGGGCAGCTCGGACTCTTCGGTGGGGCGCCCGCTCCCCCGCCGCCCGAGGCGTCCCGGCGCAAGGCGCTCAACGCGGCGCTCGACGCGCTGGCGGGCCGCTTCGGGGAGGGCGCGGTGACGCGGGCCGACCTGGCCGGCCGGCCGCCCCGGCGGCGCCACGGGGATCCCGGGGACGGCGGCGAGGATCCCGACCGGTGAGGGAGCCGCGGTTTGCCCCGTGGCGCGCGGCGCCGCAGGTTGACGGGCATGGCCGCAGCCATACGTCCGGGCGAGGACCTCGCCATCCGGGAGCGGAGCCAGGGGGAGCTCGACGCGCGGGCGACCGCGCTGCGGGCGCTCGCCGGCTCGGGCGTCCCCTTCCTGGTGGCCGGGGCGTACGCGTTCTTCGAGTACACCGGCATCTTCCGGGACACGAAGGACCTCGACCTGTTCCTGCGGGAGAAGGACCTCGAGGCCGCCTTCCGCGTGCTCGAGGAGGCGGGCTTCCGCACCGAGCTCACCGACGCGGGCTGGATCGGCAAGGCCTGGCAGGGCGAGTGGTTCGTGGACCTCATCTTCTCGTCGGGCAACGGCGTGGCGGTGGTGGACGACCTCTGGTTCACTCACGCGCGGCCGGGGCGGGTGATGGACGTGGAGGTGCTGCTCGCGCCGCCCGAGGAGATCATCTGGTCGAAGAGCTTCGTGCTCGAGCGCGAGCGCTACGACGGCGCCGACGTGAACCACCTGCTGCACGTCTGCGGCCCCGGCATGGACTGGGACCGGCTGCTCCAGCGGTTCGACCGGTACTGGGAGGTGCTGTTCTCGCACCTGCTGCTGTTCCAGTTCGCGTACCCGGGGGCGCGCTCCACCGTGCCGGACTGGGTGACCGAGGAGCTGGTGGGCCGCACGCTCGAGAACCTGCGCTCCGGCGACCACCCGGTGGCGATGTGCCGGGGGAGCCTCATGTCTCGCGTGCAGTACCAGCACGACGTGGACCGGCTCGGGCTCCACGACGGGCGCCGCTGGGACGAGGCGGAGCGGGGGCCGGCGGGGAGGGCGGGACATGGCGGAGCAGCAGGCACCGACGCAGCAGCAGGCGGAGCGGACGTTTCGCCTGGCGGCGGCGGCTGACCTGCACTGCCGCTCCGACCAGCACGGCCGGTTCCGCGAGCTGGTGCGGATGGTGAACGGCGAGGCCGAGGGGCTGGTCCTCGCCGGCGACCTCACCGACCACGGCACGCTCGACGAGGCGAAGACGCTCGCGGAGGTGCTCTCGCAGCTCCGCGTCCCCTGCGCCGCGGTGCTCGGGAACCACGACTACGAGGGCGGCGTGGTGCGCGACATCTGCCGGGTGCTGACCGAGGCCAAGGTCACCCTGCTCGACGGGGACCACGCCGTGTTCGACCGCCGCCTCGGCATCGCCGGCGTGAAGGGGTTCGGGGGCGGCTTCGAGCGCGGGATGCTGCAGGCGTTCGGCGAGCCGGCCATCAAGGCGTTCGTGCAGGAGGCGGTGAACGAGGCGCTGAAGCTCGAGGCCGCGCTCGCGCAGCTCGAGATCCAGAAGAAGGTGGTGATCATGCACTACGCCCCGGTGTTCGAGACCACCGAGGGCGAGGACCTGCAGCTCCGGCCGTTCCTCGGCTCGAGCCGCCTCATCGGGCCGTGCGAGGCGTTCGGGGCGCGGGCCGTCTTCCACGGTCACTCGCACCACGGCACGCTGGAGGCGCGCACGCCGAAGGGCGTGCCGGTCTACAACGTCGCCATGCCGCTGCTGCGCAAGCTGATGGACGACCGGCGCTTCCGCGTGTTCGAGCTGTAGCCCTTCGACTCCGGCGCGCTCATCAGGGTGACCCTTCGACTCCGGCGGGCCTGCGGCCCGCCTACGCTCAGGGAGAGCGGAGATCGATGGCGCTCATCCCGAGCGTAGCGCGGCCTCGAGGCCGCGCGGAGTCGAGGGATCAGTGCCGCATGGGCGGCGGCCCGGCGGCCTTGCGCACGCGCTCCAGGATCTCGTCCATCCCCACCGACTTCGGGATG encodes:
- a CDS encoding TetR/AcrR family transcriptional regulator yields the protein MATRRIGPPRAGIAERIWDAARAEFSKRGYHGARVQGIARGASCNVALIYRHWASKRALYLDILRAVWLSAANELSRFVENGSGGPEAVIAAYLDAMMHDAMGAQILVREYLDGAPYLSQLTTAEPALLDPLRRAAAVIAEGTDGGVDPVLAVVTVGGLAALVASSREAMLPMVGQQLAPEAWRAHVLHVLANGLAPRAGPRG
- a CDS encoding DNA polymerase IV, whose translation is MYRAMDPGPRTILHLDLDAFYASVEQLDHPELRGRPVIVGGTGNRGVVCAASYEARKFGVRSALPTARARRLCPDGVFLPPRFGRYSELSRRVFDVYRRYTPLVEPLSLDEAFLDVSASRALHGTGPEIARAIKVAVRGECGLAVSAGVAEVKMAAKIATDLGKPDGLVVVPAGGVAAFLAPLPVGRLWGVGEVTEATLRRIGVATIGDLARMPESALAAALGPNHARGLRALARGEDAREVVPDEEAKSVGAEDTFDHDLLGRTALERELLAQAGTVGRRLRAAGLAGHVVTLKVKYADFTLVTRRVTLERATDDDRAIFEAARAQLERVDLRRPVRLTGISVSGFAGDEERGQLGLFGGAPAPPPPEASRRKALNAALDALAGRFGEGAVTRADLAGRPPRRRHGDPGDGGEDPDR
- a CDS encoding nucleotidyltransferase family protein yields the protein MAAAIRPGEDLAIRERSQGELDARATALRALAGSGVPFLVAGAYAFFEYTGIFRDTKDLDLFLREKDLEAAFRVLEEAGFRTELTDAGWIGKAWQGEWFVDLIFSSGNGVAVVDDLWFTHARPGRVMDVEVLLAPPEEIIWSKSFVLERERYDGADVNHLLHVCGPGMDWDRLLQRFDRYWEVLFSHLLLFQFAYPGARSTVPDWVTEELVGRTLENLRSGDHPVAMCRGSLMSRVQYQHDVDRLGLHDGRRWDEAERGPAGRAGHGGAAGTDAAAGGADVSPGGGG
- a CDS encoding metallophosphoesterase family protein, whose product is MAEQQAPTQQQAERTFRLAAAADLHCRSDQHGRFRELVRMVNGEAEGLVLAGDLTDHGTLDEAKTLAEVLSQLRVPCAAVLGNHDYEGGVVRDICRVLTEAKVTLLDGDHAVFDRRLGIAGVKGFGGGFERGMLQAFGEPAIKAFVQEAVNEALKLEAALAQLEIQKKVVIMHYAPVFETTEGEDLQLRPFLGSSRLIGPCEAFGARAVFHGHSHHGTLEARTPKGVPVYNVAMPLLRKLMDDRRFRVFEL